In Candidatus Melainabacteria bacterium, a single genomic region encodes these proteins:
- a CDS encoding glycosyltransferase family 2 protein: MEKLIYLTILLCTYNRAKLLKPLLLELIKQVNIQENKDNIEILLINNNSTDETKEIILELQKNHSFIEYCFEPKQGLAISRNKGLSLAKGNVIVFIDDDIVLDKNWLKEINDSLQKYPYKAFGGKVIPLWEKEKPSYINLSGFFSLSQKIFPAHDNGDTEKLYPFSKEETNPIGANMWINKELFQKYGKFREDLGRVGYGGIPCEDTEFCSRLLRGSEKIFYYPKAIVFHPVSAYRMSKEFIKSWHYRNGISTIRKGGRNFPVLDLFRFLTRVFILIPYYLLFFLIGKILLNDKISSWGQFKLIRILGQIREFLRIWFKIPLKDPVF; the protein is encoded by the coding sequence ATGGAGAAATTAATATATCTAACGATTTTACTCTGTACTTATAATAGAGCAAAACTATTAAAACCTCTACTCTTAGAATTAATTAAACAAGTAAATATTCAAGAGAATAAAGACAACATTGAAATACTTTTAATAAATAACAATTCAACTGATGAAACAAAAGAAATAATTTTAGAGCTTCAAAAAAATCATAGCTTTATAGAATATTGTTTTGAACCTAAACAAGGTTTAGCAATTTCAAGAAATAAAGGACTTTCTTTAGCAAAAGGAAATGTAATTGTATTTATTGATGATGATATAGTGCTTGATAAAAATTGGTTAAAAGAAATTAATGACTCCTTACAAAAGTATCCATATAAAGCATTTGGCGGGAAAGTAATTCCACTTTGGGAAAAAGAAAAACCTTCTTACATAAATCTAAGTGGATTTTTTTCATTAAGTCAAAAAATATTTCCTGCTCATGACAATGGTGACACTGAAAAACTTTATCCATTTTCAAAAGAAGAAACAAATCCAATTGGTGCAAATATGTGGATTAACAAAGAATTATTTCAAAAATACGGAAAGTTTAGAGAAGACTTAGGAAGAGTTGGATATGGTGGCATTCCTTGTGAAGATACAGAGTTTTGTTCAAGACTTTTAAGAGGTAGTGAAAAAATTTTTTATTACCCAAAAGCAATTGTTTTTCATCCTGTTTCAGCTTACAGAATGAGTAAAGAGTTTATAAAAAGCTGGCATTATAGAAATGGAATATCAACAATTCGTAAAGGAGGAAGAAACTTTCCAGTGCTTGATCTTTTTAGATTTCTTACAAGAGTTTTTATTTTAATCCCTTACTACTTACTTTTCTTTCTTATTGGAAAGATTTTATTAAATGACAAGATTTCTTCCTGGGGGCAATTTAAGTTAATTAGAATACTTGGCCAAATACGAGAGTTTTTAAGAATTTGGTTTAAGATACCACTAAAGGATCCAGTATTTTAG
- a CDS encoding DUF58 domain-containing protein: MKYKSWSLQKKSCSGTWQYATTLKDFIRQIDVNKRKFKKIGALMHGSFTSSTRGVGFDFNEIREYVIGDDLRHISWNATAKTSTLQTKEYFAEKEIRTFFLIDISNSMLCGSKSETFIQLFAFLLNLASDFSEKIGGAFFSGDINYFFPLASAYNQSNIMFQTFFSFFNNLKEKIIPEPTNTNITKALEFARKYFCKKGLLIIISDFINLKGWEKQIYEVSQNQNIFSFQIYDPIDYKLPKAGYTTIIDPETKQHFTVNTDSRIVQEAYKNLMSQKQEKLNSLLQTIGINHIIIERNDFK, translated from the coding sequence ATGAAATACAAAAGTTGGTCATTGCAAAAGAAATCCTGTAGTGGCACATGGCAATACGCCACTACCTTAAAAGATTTCATAAGACAAATTGATGTAAATAAAAGAAAGTTTAAAAAGATTGGAGCATTAATGCATGGTTCATTTACAAGTTCAACTCGTGGAGTTGGTTTTGACTTTAATGAAATCAGAGAATATGTCATTGGAGATGACCTAAGACATATAAGCTGGAATGCTACAGCTAAAACCAGTACATTACAAACCAAGGAATATTTTGCAGAAAAAGAAATCAGAACATTCTTTTTAATTGATATTAGTAATTCAATGCTTTGTGGGAGTAAGTCAGAGACCTTTATTCAACTGTTTGCTTTTTTATTAAATCTGGCTTCTGATTTTAGTGAAAAAATTGGTGGTGCGTTTTTTTCTGGTGATATTAATTATTTTTTTCCGCTAGCAAGTGCTTATAATCAGTCAAACATTATGTTTCAAACTTTTTTTAGCTTCTTTAATAATTTAAAAGAAAAAATCATACCTGAGCCTACAAATACAAATATTACAAAAGCTCTTGAATTTGCAAGAAAGTATTTTTGTAAAAAAGGACTTTTAATTATAATTAGTGATTTTATAAATTTAAAAGGATGGGAAAAACAAATTTATGAAGTATCTCAAAACCAAAATATTTTTTCATTTCAAATCTATGATCCAATTGATTATAAGCTACCAAAAGCTGGATATACCACTATAATTGATCCTGAAACAAAGCAACATTTTACTGTTAATACTGATAGCAGAATAGTTCAAGAAGCTTATAAAAACCTAATGTCTCAAAAACAAGAAAAGCTAAACTCCCTCTTACAAACAATTGGTATAAATCATATAATTATTGAAAGAAACGATTTTAAATGA
- the mutS gene encoding DNA mismatch repair protein MutS, which yields MNAINLEEKQITKDESGWPRNLDQFTPLMRQFLEIKYKYDLDVLLFFRVGDFYETFFEDAKITSRELELTLTGRSETSYPTGRIPMAGVPAKAVINYVSKLLDKGYKVAICEQMEDPALAKGVVKREVTKLLTPGTLLETDWLPKSRNNFIASVYKDKKKEKYGFAYADVSCGEFYFTECSYDELLSELNRINPSELIIQTVYEKDQHQVVKEKKLNIDLYIKENWFCTGLDSEYFNEDYASKRIKDELQIHSLDSLGADLNLGIITSGAILSYIDKTQLQEKPKFEKIISYNIDSFLSLDKSTRKNLELTETTKDKSYNGSLLWSIDFTKTQMGKRRLRTWIEQPLLDINQINERLNCVEELINNKHVFSDLNLILEKIFDLERICSRLQASAVNARELNALKDSLQEIPSLALKLKDFKSLFFQKIINYPKEIEKVVEIIESAILSFPSNILTEGNLIKPEFNLELKKLKEIIQNGHSWLSSYEIIERQRTNIKNLKVGFNRSFGYFIEVTKGNLSLVPSDYICRQTMTNSSRFITSELKEFEQKALNADQKIISLEYEIFCQVREQVRTYSSVLRELAYNVSVLDVLFSLAQAAVINSFKKPVLDDSGVIELKASRHPVVEKKVGFNNFVPNDCFLVGVHGNAPKNVTNQLVILTGPNMAGKSTYMRQIALNVILAQIGSYVPCNYARIGVVDQIFTRVGATDDIAEGQSTFMVEMTETSAILNKMTGKSLILLDEVGRGTSTYDGVAIAWALAEYLVKEKKPRTIFATHFHELNGLADFYSSISNYQVTVKEEEGHVIFLRKVVPGGADRSYGIEVAKMAGLPKELLTRAQTIMNTMYNKARSVVKKESIKSQIESGQLSLFGELQQ from the coding sequence ATGAATGCTATTAATTTAGAAGAAAAACAAATTACTAAAGATGAGTCTGGCTGGCCTCGTAACTTAGATCAGTTTACACCACTTATGAGGCAGTTTCTTGAAATTAAATATAAATATGACTTAGACGTATTACTTTTTTTTAGAGTTGGGGATTTTTATGAGACATTTTTTGAAGATGCAAAAATTACTTCAAGAGAGTTAGAACTTACTTTAACAGGAAGATCTGAAACAAGTTATCCAACAGGTAGAATACCAATGGCAGGAGTACCTGCAAAAGCAGTTATTAATTATGTTTCAAAACTTTTAGATAAGGGTTATAAAGTAGCTATTTGTGAACAAATGGAAGATCCTGCATTAGCTAAAGGTGTAGTTAAAAGAGAAGTAACAAAACTTTTAACTCCAGGGACACTTTTAGAAACAGATTGGTTACCAAAATCTAGAAACAATTTTATTGCTTCGGTTTATAAAGACAAGAAAAAAGAAAAATATGGATTTGCATATGCAGATGTATCTTGTGGAGAATTTTATTTTACAGAATGCAGTTATGATGAACTATTATCAGAGCTTAATAGAATAAATCCTTCTGAACTTATAATCCAGACTGTGTATGAGAAAGATCAACATCAAGTAGTAAAAGAAAAAAAATTAAATATAGATTTGTATATAAAAGAAAATTGGTTTTGCACTGGCTTAGATAGTGAGTATTTTAATGAAGACTATGCAAGTAAAAGAATTAAAGATGAATTGCAAATTCATTCATTGGATAGTCTAGGGGCTGATTTAAATTTAGGAATTATTACAAGTGGTGCAATACTTTCATACATAGATAAAACCCAATTACAGGAAAAACCAAAGTTTGAAAAAATAATATCTTATAATATTGATTCATTTTTAAGTTTAGATAAATCAACAAGAAAAAATCTAGAATTAACTGAAACTACAAAAGACAAATCATACAATGGTTCATTATTATGGTCTATTGATTTTACTAAAACACAAATGGGAAAAAGAAGACTAAGAACATGGATTGAACAGCCTTTACTGGATATAAATCAAATAAATGAAAGGTTAAACTGTGTTGAGGAGTTAATAAATAATAAACATGTTTTTTCTGATCTTAATTTAATACTTGAAAAAATATTTGATCTTGAAAGAATTTGTTCAAGACTACAAGCAAGTGCTGTAAATGCCCGTGAGCTTAATGCCTTAAAAGATTCACTTCAGGAAATACCATCACTAGCATTAAAACTAAAAGATTTTAAATCACTGTTTTTCCAGAAGATAATAAATTATCCAAAAGAAATTGAGAAAGTAGTTGAGATTATTGAAAGTGCAATCTTAAGTTTTCCTTCAAATATTTTAACTGAAGGAAATCTTATTAAGCCAGAGTTTAATTTAGAGTTAAAAAAATTAAAAGAAATCATTCAAAACGGTCATAGCTGGCTTAGCTCATATGAAATAATTGAAAGGCAAAGAACTAATATAAAAAATTTAAAAGTTGGATTTAACAGATCATTTGGATATTTTATAGAAGTAACTAAAGGAAATTTGTCATTAGTTCCATCCGATTACATTTGCAGGCAAACAATGACAAACTCATCTAGATTTATTACAAGTGAGTTAAAAGAATTTGAACAAAAAGCATTAAATGCAGATCAAAAAATAATCTCGTTAGAGTATGAAATATTTTGTCAAGTTAGAGAACAAGTAAGAACTTACTCATCTGTGTTAAGAGAACTTGCATATAATGTTTCGGTCTTAGACGTTTTATTTTCCTTAGCCCAGGCTGCAGTTATAAATAGTTTTAAAAAACCTGTTCTTGATGATTCAGGAGTAATAGAACTAAAAGCATCAAGGCATCCTGTAGTAGAAAAAAAAGTTGGATTTAATAATTTTGTCCCAAATGATTGTTTTCTTGTAGGAGTACATGGCAATGCACCCAAGAATGTTACAAATCAGCTTGTGATATTAACTGGCCCAAACATGGCAGGTAAAAGTACTTACATGAGACAAATTGCATTAAATGTAATTCTTGCACAAATCGGATCTTATGTACCTTGTAATTATGCAAGAATTGGAGTAGTTGATCAAATATTTACAAGAGTAGGCGCTACTGATGATATTGCTGAAGGTCAATCTACATTTATGGTTGAGATGACTGAAACAAGTGCAATTTTAAATAAAATGACAGGAAAAAGTTTAATTTTACTTGATGAAGTTGGCAGGGGAACAAGTACTTATGATGGAGTAGCAATTGCATGGGCATTGGCAGAATATCTTGTTAAAGAAAAAAAACCTAGAACTATTTTTGCAACTCACTTTCATGAGCTAAACGGGCTTGCTGATTTTTATTCTTCTATTTCTAATTACCAAGTTACCGTAAAAGAAGAAGAAGGGCATGTAATATTTTTAAGAAAAGTAGTTCCAGGTGGGGCAGACAGAAGTTATGGAATAGAAGTTGCAAAAATGGCAGGCTTACCTAAAGAACTTTTAACTCGTGCTCAAACTATTATGAATACAATGTATAACAAAGCTAGGTCAGTAGTTAAAAAAGAATCAATTAAATCACAAATAGAATCTGGGCAGTTAAGCTTGTTTGGTGAGTTACAACAATAA
- a CDS encoding PIN domain-containing protein — protein sequence MPEKIKIYIDTSVWNFALETRGEESLLVHKFLNDFGTKDNYKFFISDLVYGEVNEAHEARMRDLKNLLMYYKAENLEITEEVFILSDKYLSNNVIPRNSFGDAVHIAVATVSGCEFLVSCNYKHMVSAKIIRGVHLINQKEGHDLIEIVSPKEFVGG from the coding sequence ATGCCTGAGAAAATAAAAATTTACATTGATACTTCAGTCTGGAATTTTGCACTTGAAACAAGAGGGGAAGAGAGTTTGCTTGTGCATAAATTTTTGAATGATTTTGGTACAAAAGATAATTATAAGTTTTTTATATCAGATCTAGTCTATGGAGAAGTAAATGAAGCTCATGAAGCAAGGATGAGAGATTTGAAAAATCTTCTAATGTATTATAAAGCAGAGAATTTGGAAATTACTGAAGAGGTCTTTATTCTTTCAGATAAATATCTTTCAAATAATGTAATTCCCAGGAATAGTTTTGGTGATGCAGTTCATATTGCTGTTGCAACAGTTAGTGGTTGTGAATTCCTTGTTTCATGTAATTATAAGCATATGGTTAGTGCTAAGATTATACGTGGTGTGCATTTAATTAATCAGAAAGAAGGGCATGATTTGATAGAAATTGTTTCACCGAAAGAATTTGTAGGTGGCTAA
- a CDS encoding ATP-binding protein has translation MKKLIGQIVSGSFSKGLLLKLSNDFDIEELRIGKFVIIEGEKTKYFSMVTDIQLETSNNKLFNFIPSPKENFIKDVLKGTSVYGLVHLTPYLMTDLNTHEESIPKVKTIPPHFSCVYEATEKDIEQIFGREEKLNNDFHIGYPAEMEIPLCINLDKFVQRSNAVFGKSGTGKSFLSRILLSGILKKDTASILIFDMHNEYGWQGTNEELVAAKGLKQLFNDKVEVFTLDPENKSYTFKDAIDLTISYNQVEIEDLELLQGELGLSEAAIDHARLVQREHDKNWFSKICGMSVGEIEEFCQRNGANIGSVLALQRKLNTLVDSVKYLKPVTSYDGVKKILNFLISGKSIVLQFGRLNNLKSYILAANIITRQIHAAYVDMMEQYLLNRTKYQPPKRLVITIEEAHKFLSSQVSKFSTFGTIARELRKYNVTLLIIDQRPSGIDSEVLSQIGTRATLLLNDENDINAVFVGESGSENLKTILSQLNPKQEVLMFGYAMPMPIVVRTRRYDSEFYKSISQEEKLTKEEIIRRGELAAAEL, from the coding sequence ATGAAAAAGTTAATTGGACAAATTGTTTCAGGTTCTTTTTCAAAAGGACTTTTATTAAAGCTATCAAATGATTTTGATATTGAAGAACTTCGGATTGGAAAGTTTGTAATTATTGAAGGAGAAAAAACAAAATATTTTTCTATGGTTACTGATATCCAGCTTGAAACAAGCAATAACAAACTATTTAACTTTATTCCATCTCCAAAAGAAAACTTTATTAAAGATGTTTTAAAAGGAACTTCTGTATATGGATTAGTTCATTTAACACCTTACTTAATGACAGATTTAAATACACATGAAGAGTCAATTCCAAAAGTAAAAACAATTCCTCCTCATTTTTCATGTGTTTATGAAGCAACTGAAAAAGATATAGAACAAATATTTGGCAGGGAAGAAAAGTTAAACAATGATTTTCACATTGGATATCCAGCTGAAATGGAAATTCCACTCTGTATTAATTTAGATAAGTTTGTACAAAGATCAAATGCAGTATTTGGCAAATCAGGTACAGGAAAATCTTTCTTAAGCCGAATCTTACTTTCTGGCATCTTAAAAAAAGACACAGCAAGTATTCTTATTTTTGATATGCATAATGAATACGGCTGGCAAGGTACAAATGAAGAGTTAGTAGCAGCTAAAGGATTAAAACAATTATTTAATGACAAGGTTGAAGTTTTTACACTTGATCCAGAAAATAAAAGCTATACATTTAAAGATGCAATTGATTTAACTATTAGTTATAACCAAGTTGAAATAGAAGATTTAGAACTGTTACAAGGAGAGCTTGGGCTTTCAGAAGCTGCAATTGATCATGCAAGGTTAGTACAAAGAGAACATGATAAAAACTGGTTTTCAAAAATATGTGGAATGTCTGTTGGAGAAATTGAAGAGTTTTGTCAAAGAAATGGTGCAAACATAGGATCAGTCTTAGCACTTCAAAGAAAATTAAATACACTTGTAGATTCAGTTAAATATTTAAAACCAGTTACAAGTTATGATGGTGTAAAAAAGATTTTAAACTTTTTAATAAGCGGAAAAAGTATAGTCTTACAATTTGGTCGCTTAAATAATTTAAAAAGTTATATTCTAGCTGCAAACATTATTACAAGACAAATTCATGCTGCATATGTAGATATGATGGAGCAATATCTTTTAAACAGAACAAAATACCAGCCACCTAAGAGGTTAGTAATCACTATTGAAGAAGCACATAAGTTTTTATCTTCTCAAGTATCTAAGTTTTCAACTTTTGGAACAATTGCAAGAGAACTTAGAAAATACAATGTAACTTTATTAATTATTGATCAAAGGCCATCAGGAATTGACAGCGAAGTACTTTCACAAATTGGTACAAGAGCAACATTACTTTTAAATGATGAAAATGATATAAATGCAGTATTTGTAGGTGAATCAGGCAGTGAAAATTTAAAAACAATACTTTCACAACTAAATCCAAAACAAGAAGTTTTAATGTTTGGCTATGCAATGCCCATGCCAATAGTTGTCCGCACAAGAAGATATGACTCTGAGTTTTATAAATCAATCAGCCAAGAAGAAAAACTTACAAAAGAAGAAATTATAAGACGCGGAGAACTTGCAGCAGCAGAGTTGTAG
- a CDS encoding LamB/YcsF family protein, which translates to MYNRAHPKRRQSQRSYNRRSLPQTALITPKKNLDLNCNVGQGFGIYQNTYEEKILPYVTSINIACGAHAGDPLTMAKIINIASDYNLSIGALIGYNDFTGNGQREIYIGVDELRALVLYQLGALYALLHAKGLEIRHVRAHGFLYKQLYTDPLITETVAKAIAEFSKWITLVGLSGPVLSGACTAANIKMGQEVLVHRRYRKDGTVLPHRANLDAKNFLSDSAKRAREIIQSGTISCEDRTKIRVNVDTIHIPSENSESIELARTVRAMISDPKPLHLDKYEKYFSDLSALV; encoded by the coding sequence ATGTATAACAGAGCACATCCTAAAAGAAGACAAAGCCAGAGATCCTACAATCGAAGAAGTCTTCCACAGACTGCTTTAATTACTCCAAAAAAAAATCTGGATTTAAATTGTAATGTAGGACAAGGATTTGGGATTTATCAAAATACTTATGAAGAAAAAATACTGCCATATGTAACATCTATAAACATAGCTTGTGGAGCTCATGCTGGAGATCCACTAACAATGGCTAAAATAATTAACATAGCTAGCGATTATAATTTAAGTATTGGTGCACTTATTGGATATAATGACTTCACAGGCAATGGTCAAAGAGAAATTTACATTGGTGTAGATGAATTAAGAGCATTAGTACTTTACCAACTTGGAGCATTATATGCTTTATTACATGCAAAAGGACTTGAGATTAGGCATGTCAGAGCTCATGGCTTTTTATATAAACAACTTTACACAGATCCATTAATTACTGAAACTGTTGCAAAAGCAATAGCAGAATTTAGCAAGTGGATAACTTTAGTTGGTTTAAGCGGTCCTGTTTTAAGTGGTGCTTGTACAGCAGCAAATATAAAAATGGGACAAGAAGTTTTAGTACACAGAAGATACAGAAAAGATGGCACAGTTTTACCTCACAGAGCTAATTTAGATGCTAAAAACTTTTTAAGTGATTCAGCTAAAAGAGCAAGAGAAATCATTCAAAGTGGAACTATAAGCTGTGAAGATAGAACAAAAATCAGAGTAAATGTTGACACAATTCATATACCTTCTGAGAATAGCGAGTCTATTGAACTAGCTAGAACAGTAAGAGCAATGATATCTGATCCAAAGCCATTACATCTTGATAAGTATGAAAAGTACTTTTCTGATTTATCTGCCCTGGTCTAA
- a CDS encoding DUF4325 domain-containing protein, with the protein MNTRKLILKKVKSKGFVTSSEIVKLTGISRQTIAQYFRELISKKRLIKFGSTHNAKYIQYTKSKSLHLKNSKESVFSAIYLNKDLQEDRVFLEASMKMKLQKKLSDNVYKIAQFAFTEMLNNVIDHSRSRKVKILIRCLNGIFDFQVDDKGIGVYENIRKKFKLKDHFEAVEHLLKGKQTTLPSKHSGQGIFFTSKIADLFVLESAYLNLTINNTENEVYLDDLKMFHRGTRVIFSIKQRSRKNLRDLFAQFESDDYEFDKTKVTVHLSQKHNKHVSRSEAKRLLFGLEKFKRIVLDFKGVTGIGQGFADEIFRVFKSNYPEIKTETINASPSVEYMIKRTRK; encoded by the coding sequence ATGAACACAAGGAAATTAATTCTAAAAAAAGTCAAATCAAAGGGATTTGTTACTAGTTCAGAAATTGTTAAACTAACTGGTATATCCAGACAAACAATAGCTCAGTATTTTAGAGAACTTATATCAAAAAAAAGACTTATTAAATTTGGTTCCACTCATAATGCAAAATACATACAGTATACAAAAAGCAAAAGTTTACATCTTAAAAATTCCAAAGAATCTGTTTTTTCAGCAATATACCTTAATAAAGATCTTCAAGAAGATAGAGTCTTTCTAGAAGCATCAATGAAGATGAAATTACAAAAGAAACTCTCAGATAATGTTTATAAAATTGCTCAATTTGCCTTTACTGAAATGCTGAATAATGTGATTGATCATTCAAGATCAAGAAAAGTAAAAATTTTAATACGATGTTTAAATGGAATATTTGATTTTCAAGTTGATGATAAAGGTATTGGTGTATATGAAAATATACGTAAGAAGTTTAAATTAAAAGATCATTTTGAAGCTGTTGAACATTTATTAAAAGGTAAACAAACAACACTTCCTTCAAAACATTCTGGGCAAGGTATATTTTTTACTTCTAAAATCGCTGATTTGTTTGTTTTAGAAAGTGCTTATTTAAACTTAACCATTAATAACACTGAAAATGAAGTGTATTTGGATGATCTTAAAATGTTTCATAGAGGTACAAGAGTAATCTTTTCAATAAAACAAAGATCAAGAAAAAATCTTAGGGATTTGTTTGCACAATTTGAAAGTGATGATTATGAATTTGACAAAACAAAAGTAACTGTCCACCTGTCTCAGAAGCATAATAAACATGTTTCCCGTTCAGAAGCAAAGAGACTTTTGTTTGGACTTGAAAAGTTTAAAAGGATAGTATTAGATTTTAAAGGAGTAACAGGAATAGGTCAGGGCTTTGCTGATGAAATATTCAGAGTATTCAAATCCAATTACCCTGAAATCAAAACAGAAACAATTAATGCTTCACCAAGTGTTGAATACATGATCAAGAGAACAAGAAAATAA
- the trxB gene encoding thioredoxin-disulfide reductase, with the protein MITNNQYKEYDIVIIGGGPAGLAAGLYASRGNMKTVILEKLIPGGQLNNTTDVENYPGMNHITGPQIAQAMEEQTKRFGCEIISNCEIFNIDLASEEKIVESDKGIFKSKVLIIATGSEYRKLGVKGEKEYSGKGVSYCAVCDGAFFKDKELVVVGGGDSAVEEGIFLTKFASKVTIVHRRDKFRAEKIIQDRAFKNSKINVIWNTTVPEIKGDGNTVTSVRLKNVVTNEEKDFKCDGVFIYIGLDPNTELFKGKVKMDEGGKIITNERMETNVPGVYAAGDVRETPLKQAVTAASDGSLASTMAIGYIERLHDKIAIK; encoded by the coding sequence ATGATAACTAACAATCAATATAAGGAATACGACATAGTAATAATTGGCGGAGGGCCGGCAGGCTTAGCAGCTGGACTTTATGCTTCTCGTGGAAATATGAAAACTGTTATTTTAGAAAAACTAATTCCAGGTGGTCAGTTAAATAACACAACAGATGTTGAAAACTATCCTGGAATGAATCACATAACAGGCCCTCAAATAGCCCAGGCAATGGAAGAACAAACAAAACGTTTTGGCTGCGAAATAATATCAAACTGTGAAATATTTAACATAGATCTTGCTAGTGAGGAAAAAATTGTTGAATCAGACAAAGGGATCTTTAAGTCAAAAGTTTTAATAATTGCCACTGGTTCTGAATACAGAAAACTTGGAGTAAAAGGAGAAAAAGAATATAGTGGAAAAGGAGTAAGTTATTGTGCAGTGTGCGACGGAGCATTCTTTAAAGATAAGGAACTTGTTGTTGTTGGTGGTGGTGATTCAGCGGTAGAAGAAGGAATATTTTTAACAAAGTTTGCAAGTAAAGTAACTATTGTACACAGAAGGGATAAATTTAGAGCAGAAAAAATAATTCAGGACAGAGCTTTTAAAAATTCAAAAATCAATGTAATCTGGAATACAACAGTACCTGAAATAAAAGGTGATGGTAACACAGTAACAAGTGTAAGATTAAAAAATGTAGTCACAAATGAAGAAAAAGACTTTAAATGTGATGGGGTATTCATATACATTGGTTTAGATCCAAACACAGAGCTTTTTAAAGGTAAAGTAAAAATGGATGAAGGTGGAAAAATTATAACTAATGAAAGAATGGAAACCAATGTTCCTGGAGTATATGCAGCTGGTGATGTACGCGAAACACCATTAAAACAAGCTGTTACAGCAGCATCAGATGGTTCATTAGCAAGTACAATGGCTATTGGCTATATAGAAAGGTTACATGATAAGATAGCTATAAAGTAG
- a CDS encoding acyl-CoA dehydrogenase family protein produces MQVLLQEQDKLFKTTVQNFTSNYFKENKQINLKNFWQSLYKESFISKENSLLKNVLLIQAICKVNPGIGLFFLTQFNSCEIIKKFANDNLKNKYLNKLISGEMIACFSITEPNAGSDVSMIETSAKKENNSWILNGHKIWASNASISDLIITFAQTKSYRDKTGVTCFIIPSKTKEIEILKDTPKLGVKITPSNEVLIKNLEISSENQIGDIGDGIKIALSTITFGRIYCTAQAVGLLEGILEESIKHSIKRNQFGKPISENQAIQWYIADMAKDLDASKLLLYKAAWVKENQVQDLNKLSSMAKYFSTSACQKHSTIAVQILGGQGLYENSYVANAYKDSKVLEIYEGTNEIQKLVIAKEIL; encoded by the coding sequence GTGCAGGTTTTATTACAAGAACAAGATAAATTATTTAAGACTACTGTCCAAAATTTTACAAGCAATTATTTTAAAGAAAATAAACAAATTAATTTAAAAAACTTCTGGCAATCCTTATATAAGGAATCATTTATTTCAAAAGAAAACTCTCTCTTAAAAAATGTTTTATTAATACAAGCCATATGCAAAGTCAATCCAGGAATTGGATTATTCTTTTTAACCCAATTTAACTCTTGTGAAATAATTAAAAAGTTCGCAAATGATAATTTAAAAAATAAATATTTAAACAAATTAATTTCTGGAGAAATGATTGCTTGTTTTTCAATTACTGAACCAAATGCAGGTTCAGATGTAAGCATGATTGAAACCAGTGCAAAAAAAGAAAACAATTCATGGATTCTTAATGGACACAAGATTTGGGCAAGCAATGCATCTATATCTGATTTAATAATTACTTTTGCCCAGACAAAATCTTATAGAGATAAAACAGGAGTTACATGTTTTATAATTCCATCAAAGACTAAAGAAATAGAAATCTTAAAAGATACTCCTAAGCTTGGAGTAAAAATTACACCTTCAAATGAAGTATTAATTAAAAACTTAGAAATCTCAAGCGAAAACCAGATAGGGGATATTGGAGATGGAATTAAAATTGCACTTTCTACAATTACGTTTGGAAGAATTTATTGCACTGCACAAGCAGTTGGTTTATTAGAAGGTATCCTTGAAGAATCAATCAAACACAGTATAAAACGAAACCAATTTGGAAAACCAATCTCTGAAAACCAAGCAATCCAATGGTATATTGCAGATATGGCTAAAGATTTAGATGCAAGTAAATTACTATTATATAAAGCTGCTTGGGTAAAAGAAAATCAGGTACAAGATTTAAACAAACTTTCAAGTATGGCAAAATATTTTTCTACCAGTGCTTGCCAGAAACACTCAACAATTGCAGTTCAAATTCTAGGAGGACAAGGATTATATGAAAATTCATATGTAGCTAATGCCTACAAAGATTCAAAAGTGTTAGAAATTTATGAAGGAACAAATGAAATACAAAAGTTGGTCATTGCAAAAGAAATCCTGTAG